From one Parambassis ranga chromosome 5, fParRan2.1, whole genome shotgun sequence genomic stretch:
- the nuf2 gene encoding kinetochore protein Nuf2, which produces MCENTFPVCSMDAIVNFYRTEILTGQEAKHFTKSDLTPVPKPESVQTLYMRVLHLLYRFRPECHSMVPLLENIQYPAYHEGATGIMSVYARMLQFLPMCLVYDFSLNDLLAPKKQRTLTILSAIMNFLRFRKERMELILEKQAKFRADMDRLQAYTRGNIEAEKKIEMLTTIPPEQQAEADELAAALSELQATTMHEYQEVNAKNNSIAEWKANIAEKTQKLAQVKVDVSHLKEDIGKLKSQIVESPEELKSQMEKMRENIKIIKSNIEETDEHAVELQNMVQGVNDTEAEIQLMYSLLQDLESSMNNAKQRQEEQQELKAQYEKKQKELKNLCVEEGQLKRALGIKLDKECKQNISRQKLREMKEQHFQDVLGQCNQIHQKREEMADKIQEISRETQQLKAKIKSLRDVCSKETQKAQALYDTLSTSMDELHKRIEMRMMELKLNLNKMSTKF; this is translated from the exons ATGTGTGAAAACACCTTCCCCGTCTGTTCGATGGATGCAATAGTGAACTTTTATCGCACTGAGATTCTCACCGGTCAAGAGGCTAAACATTTTACTAAGAGCGACCTTACCCCCGTTCCAAAG CCAGAATCAGTTCAGACATTGTACATGAGAGTGCTTCATCTCCTGTATCGTTTCAGACCCGAGTGTCACTCCATG gtTCCTCTTTTGGAGAATATTCAGTATCCAGCCTATCACGAGGGGGCAACTGGGATCATGAGCGTCTATGCACGCAT GTTACAGTTCCTTCCTATGTGCTTGGTGTATGATTTTTCACTGAATGACCTGCTAGCTCCAA AAAAACAGAGGACTCTGACTATCCTGAGTGCCATCATGAACTTTCTTCGCTTCAGGAAGGAGAGGATGGAATTGATCCTGGAGAAGCAGGCCAAATTT AGGGCAGACATGGACAGACTGCAGGCTTACACCAGAGGAAACATAGAAGCAGAGAAAAAGATTGAGATGCTGAC GACCATCCCACCAGAGCAGCAAGCTGAGGCAGACGAGCTGGCAGCTGcactgtctgagctgcaggccACGACCATGCATGAATACCAAGAAGTG AATGCCAAAAATAACAGTATTGCAGAGTGGAAAGCCAACATTGCAGAGAAGACCCAGAAACTA gcTCAGGTGAAGGTGGATGTCAGCCACCTGAAGGAAGATATCGGCAAACTCAAGTCTCAAATCGTGGAGTCCCCGGAGGAGCTAAAAAGTCAGATGGAGAAGATGAGAGAGAACATCAAGATCATCAAGAGTAACATT gaaGAAACTGATGAGCATGCGGTGGAGCTGCAGAACATGGTGCAGGGTGTGAATGACACTGAGGCAGAGATTCAGCTAATGTACAGCCTACTGCAGGACCTGGAGAGCAGCATGAACAATGCTAAGCAGCGCCAGGAAGAG CAACAAGAGCTGAAGGCACAGtatgagaagaagcagaaggaaCTGAAGAACTTGTGTGTTGAGGAAGGCCAGCTGAAGCGAGCTCTGGGCATAAAGCTGGATAAGGAGTGCAAGCAAAACATCAGCAGACAGAAGTTGAGAGAAATGAAGGAGCAGCACTTTCAAGATGTGTTGGG GCAGTGTAACCAAATCCACCAGAAACGTGAGGAGATGGCTGACAAAATCCAAGAGAttagcagagaaacacagcagctgaaggcCAAGATCAAGAGCCTGAGAGATGTCTGCAGCAAGGAGACACAGAAAGCTCAG GCTCTGTATGACACCCTGTCAACCTCAATGGATGAGCTGCACAAGAGAATTGAGATGCGCATGATGGAGCTGAAACTAAATCTAAACAAGATGTCCACAAAATTCTAA
- the efcc1 gene encoding EF-hand and coiled-coil domain-containing protein 1 isoform X2: MDVIDSIDPYSRPARRTQWIVSTLAYHYGLDRGVENEIIVLATGLDQYLQEIFHHLDYQGGGKIPVEDFNILCEVLGLNQDTDETECACVLDNLPSEFTFRHFHAKLCGYFSTKAGCHYENGRMLVGKDSEHIETQIRLRSPLKRREKLLCVGVNGGSGSSPSPEGRHASGCRLGSCTRECYEEIVALEEAEDRITKLEDENASLRELIEDMRAALQSSDARCLALQVGLWKSHSKHKSEEGCFVARQKQAAEKTLTSTDLKSCTYSDLKSLQSIIHEIELLRSSREEQVEEAFLCNQRLEQELWSSKEALAALEDCNRALKREQAGMRRKVEEARQALLSGLGKVKELEAKAGHVPVLQRHIAQLESELLYYRSQVSKLQIPSSARAEQQQSVSSRPGQRCCLDSQHDRCSPTGRAVTTPDKMEEQLFRSVEGQAASDEEEDKWTGDQRRQVDEVKKILTRLSCCGERCDDKAFKKLMSNFGSSRSEESCSAVLELLERVTRLHKQLEQKERQAKIDMDQMKDSLMQELQQKAEETELLQIELQMLETERVRLSLVEEKLVDILQLLQQLRELNVSRRSLGKILLSTLESCSDPQHGKAHILEVLNALYHELAACEILSTGGPLERTQSQQSLNALIISC, from the exons ATGGACGTAATAGACTCCATTGATCCATATAGCCGACCGGCGCGCAGGACGCAATGGATAGTAAGCACTCTGGCTTACCACTACGGACTAGACCGGGGAGTGGAGAATGAAATAATAGTTTTGGCAACAGGATTGGATCAATATCTGCAGGAGATATTCCATCATTTGGACTATCAAGGTGGAGGTAAAATTCCCGTAGAGGACTTTAACATCCTGTGTGAAGTTTTGGGACTGAACCAGGACACGGATGAAACAGAATGCGCCTGTGTTTTAGACAATCTACCCAGCGAGTTTACGTTCAGACACTTCCACGCGAAACTGTGCGGATACTTCAGCACCAAAGCAGGGTGTCACTATGAGAACGGCCGGATGCTGGTGGGCAAGGACAGCGAGCACATAGAGACTCAGATCCGACTGAGGAGCCCGCTGAAGCGGCGagaaaagctgctgtgtgtggggGTGAACGGCGGCAGTGGTTCCTCGCCCTCTCCAGAGGGACGGCACGCCTCCGGCTGCAGGCTCGGCTCCTGCACGAGGGAGTGCTACGAGGAGATCGTAGCCCTCGAGGAGGCGGAGGACCGAATAACCAAACTAGAGGATGAGAATGCAAGTTTGAGGGAGCTGATTGAGGACATGAGAGCTGCACTTCAGAGCAGTGATGCCCGCTGTTTGGCTCTCCAG GTGGGACTGTGGAAGAGCCACTCCAAACATAAATCTGAAGAAGGCTGCTTCGTTGCCCGCCAGAAACAAGCCGCCGAGAAAACCCTGACCAGCACCGACCTGAAGAGCTGCACTTACAGTGACCTGAAGAGTCTGCAGAGCATTATCCACGAGATAGAACTGCTGCGCAGCtccagggaggagcaggtggaggaagcATTCCTGTGTAATCAGAGGCTGGAGCAAGAGCTGTGGAGCTCTAAAGAGGCTTTGGCTGCTTTGGAGGACTGCAACAGGGCTTTGAAGAGGGAGCAGGCGGGCAtgaggaggaaggtggaggaggccAGGCAAGCGCTGCTCAGTGGGCTGGGTAAAGTTAAGGAGCTGGAAGCTAAGGCTGGTCACGTGcctgtgctgcagagacacatcgCACAGCTGGAGTCTGAACTCCTCTACTACAG atCCCAGGTGTCAAAACTACAAATCCCAAGCAGCGCCAGGGCAGAGCAACAGCAGAGTGTCAGCAGCAGGCCGGGACAGAGGTGCTGCCTGGACAGCCAGCATGACCGCTGCTCCCCGACAGGGCGTGCTGTGACGACCCCAGACAAGA TGGAAGAGCAGCTGTTCCGGTCCGTGGAGGGCCAGGCAGCCtcggatgaagaggaagataaGTGGACTGGAGATCAACGGAGGCAGGTGGACGAGGTGAAGAAGATCCTCACCAGGCTATCATGCTGTGGGGAAAG GTGCGACGACAAGGCGTTCAAAAAGCTGATGTCTAATTTCGGGAGCTCCAGAAGCGAGGAGAGCTGCAGCGCCGTGTTGGAGCTCCTGGAGAGGGTGACCAGGTTGCATaagcagctggagcagaagGAAAGGCAGGCGAAGATTGACATGGACCAG ATGAAGGACTCCCTGATgcaagagctgcagcagaaggcCGAGGAGACGGAGCTGCTTCAGATTGAGCTGCAGATGCTGGAGACTGAGAGAGTTCGTCTGTCActggtggaggagaagctcGTGGAcatcctgcagctcctccagcagctcagagagcTG AACGTCTCGCGGAGGTCTCTCGGGAAAATCCTGCTCAGCACTTTGGAGTCGTGCAGCGACCCGCAGCACG GAAAAGCCCACATTCTGGAGGTGCTCAACGCTCTTTATCACGAGCTGGCTGCTTGCGAGATCCTGTCCACTGGAGGACCATTGGAAAGGACACAGAGTCAGCAGTCCCTCAACGCTCTCATCATTTCCTGCTAA
- the efcc1 gene encoding EF-hand and coiled-coil domain-containing protein 1 isoform X1 → MDVIDSIDPYSRPARRTQWIVSTLAYHYGLDRGVENEIIVLATGLDQYLQEIFHHLDYQGGGKIPVEDFNILCEVLGLNQDTDETECACVLDNLPSEFTFRHFHAKLCGYFSTKAGCHYENGRMLVGKDSEHIETQIRLRSPLKRREKLLCVGVNGGSGSSPSPEGRHASGCRLGSCTRECYEEIVALEEAEDRITKLEDENASLRELIEDMRAALQSSDARCLALQVGLWKSHSKHKSEEGCFVARQKQAAEKTLTSTDLKSCTYSDLKSLQSIIHEIELLRSSREEQVEEAFLCNQRLEQELWSSKEALAALEDCNRALKREQAGMRRKVEEARQALLSGLGKVKELEAKAGHVPVLQRHIAQLESELLYYRSQVSKLQIPSSARAEQQQSVSSRPGQRCCLDSQHDRCSPTGRAVTTPDKMEEQLFRSVEGQAASDEEEDKWTGDQRRQVDEVKKILTRLSCCGERCDDKAFKKLMSNFGSSRSEESCSAVLELLERVTRLHKQLEQKERQAKIDMDQVQTTTELHHNMMKDSLMQELQQKAEETELLQIELQMLETERVRLSLVEEKLVDILQLLQQLRELNVSRRSLGKILLSTLESCSDPQHGKAHILEVLNALYHELAACEILSTGGPLERTQSQQSLNALIISC, encoded by the exons ATGGACGTAATAGACTCCATTGATCCATATAGCCGACCGGCGCGCAGGACGCAATGGATAGTAAGCACTCTGGCTTACCACTACGGACTAGACCGGGGAGTGGAGAATGAAATAATAGTTTTGGCAACAGGATTGGATCAATATCTGCAGGAGATATTCCATCATTTGGACTATCAAGGTGGAGGTAAAATTCCCGTAGAGGACTTTAACATCCTGTGTGAAGTTTTGGGACTGAACCAGGACACGGATGAAACAGAATGCGCCTGTGTTTTAGACAATCTACCCAGCGAGTTTACGTTCAGACACTTCCACGCGAAACTGTGCGGATACTTCAGCACCAAAGCAGGGTGTCACTATGAGAACGGCCGGATGCTGGTGGGCAAGGACAGCGAGCACATAGAGACTCAGATCCGACTGAGGAGCCCGCTGAAGCGGCGagaaaagctgctgtgtgtggggGTGAACGGCGGCAGTGGTTCCTCGCCCTCTCCAGAGGGACGGCACGCCTCCGGCTGCAGGCTCGGCTCCTGCACGAGGGAGTGCTACGAGGAGATCGTAGCCCTCGAGGAGGCGGAGGACCGAATAACCAAACTAGAGGATGAGAATGCAAGTTTGAGGGAGCTGATTGAGGACATGAGAGCTGCACTTCAGAGCAGTGATGCCCGCTGTTTGGCTCTCCAG GTGGGACTGTGGAAGAGCCACTCCAAACATAAATCTGAAGAAGGCTGCTTCGTTGCCCGCCAGAAACAAGCCGCCGAGAAAACCCTGACCAGCACCGACCTGAAGAGCTGCACTTACAGTGACCTGAAGAGTCTGCAGAGCATTATCCACGAGATAGAACTGCTGCGCAGCtccagggaggagcaggtggaggaagcATTCCTGTGTAATCAGAGGCTGGAGCAAGAGCTGTGGAGCTCTAAAGAGGCTTTGGCTGCTTTGGAGGACTGCAACAGGGCTTTGAAGAGGGAGCAGGCGGGCAtgaggaggaaggtggaggaggccAGGCAAGCGCTGCTCAGTGGGCTGGGTAAAGTTAAGGAGCTGGAAGCTAAGGCTGGTCACGTGcctgtgctgcagagacacatcgCACAGCTGGAGTCTGAACTCCTCTACTACAG atCCCAGGTGTCAAAACTACAAATCCCAAGCAGCGCCAGGGCAGAGCAACAGCAGAGTGTCAGCAGCAGGCCGGGACAGAGGTGCTGCCTGGACAGCCAGCATGACCGCTGCTCCCCGACAGGGCGTGCTGTGACGACCCCAGACAAGA TGGAAGAGCAGCTGTTCCGGTCCGTGGAGGGCCAGGCAGCCtcggatgaagaggaagataaGTGGACTGGAGATCAACGGAGGCAGGTGGACGAGGTGAAGAAGATCCTCACCAGGCTATCATGCTGTGGGGAAAG GTGCGACGACAAGGCGTTCAAAAAGCTGATGTCTAATTTCGGGAGCTCCAGAAGCGAGGAGAGCTGCAGCGCCGTGTTGGAGCTCCTGGAGAGGGTGACCAGGTTGCATaagcagctggagcagaagGAAAGGCAGGCGAAGATTGACATGGACCAGGTACAGACTACCACTGAACTCCATCACAACATG ATGAAGGACTCCCTGATgcaagagctgcagcagaaggcCGAGGAGACGGAGCTGCTTCAGATTGAGCTGCAGATGCTGGAGACTGAGAGAGTTCGTCTGTCActggtggaggagaagctcGTGGAcatcctgcagctcctccagcagctcagagagcTG AACGTCTCGCGGAGGTCTCTCGGGAAAATCCTGCTCAGCACTTTGGAGTCGTGCAGCGACCCGCAGCACG GAAAAGCCCACATTCTGGAGGTGCTCAACGCTCTTTATCACGAGCTGGCTGCTTGCGAGATCCTGTCCACTGGAGGACCATTGGAAAGGACACAGAGTCAGCAGTCCCTCAACGCTCTCATCATTTCCTGCTAA
- the cfap57 gene encoding cilia- and flagella-associated protein 57, whose protein sequence is MAAVVAQPHFIFGLRTGVTSNLCFCDEHNVVYPSGNSCVCYNTVQRSQRFISGSEKGQSMRAFSMSANQRYLAVSECGERATITVFDLQHEQGRKRKVLSAGDTPVQEFVSLAFSPDSKYLIGQTGDPEWMLIFWLWEKHKILATVKTTNSNNPVTQVSFNPCNNMQLCVSGTGVFKLYRYLEGALKQNTFAKVESINFLCHAWMSEERLIAGTDTGRLLVFESGDLRREIDMSALQYDRPVKMKRPRESDVDPGPSVPRITAILSYTKGFACSFGPGKVCLFEKINDTYRKTKELQIPPDPYSNDLTPAECQEIDTMCISPAEETLAISTDRGQMYSISLFAVEANKEEQLHFEFLSQSFHSSSITGLSICIHKPFIATCSLDRSVRIWNYETKALELYKEFQEEAYSVALHPTGFFILVGFSDKLRLMNLVIDDIRSFKEFTVRGCRECAFSHGGHMFAAVNGNIICIYSAISFENILNLKGHNGKVRGIKWSLDDSRLVSCGMDGAVYEWNTQTGKRESECVLKDCSYTDVAFSLNCKTILAVGSDLTLKEIQDCQVLREVSPDETAHTTLAVSHSGRVIFTGTTSGIIKAIKYPLPIQNEWIKYQGHCGPITKMVITYDEQFLLTVSEDGCLLLWRIIDKEGKELKCNRMIIHTDEILVTKSELDEKNQNMLELKMRLEELQMENEYQLRLKDMNYKEKIKELSDKSFQEIKSLKKTQQAMKTDMEKREQDNLENTAEMTSRHSKELKDLEQHYSQRLIVEHEKFLDLQQNHQQMQEDYKMQLESAEQSKNQALEGLTQFYEAKLQEKTQILTQCQEDTQREISEFKEIMKQAEEDEEKNIRGIQLEYEHKLHKEKEMNTSLKKKTGVMSQKFYTLQSQIDDKNTDLNKMKQERQSMLGLIRSLESDIEDLKRQIAGHEKTGQEKDNTISGLKKKNQELEKLKFVLEFQLSELKKQIEPQQDDIKEKKQLIHKLEENLLKMNKSDTQMKLTLSDLRLRLTNREKEMHKEMQKVKDLETVLQQLKSDIHNSVGFIQEPKKLKDSIQRIYRRYVTQTDRVENNTEDEDIQKAFCQQRDHLEKIVESLKTRLAKSAEEHEKAYVEIMKENGTLIAEINDLRKELQVLRTEVKDYKAQLSVSKKSNKPRLNSKEPKHEDVN, encoded by the exons ATGGCCGCTGTAGTTGCTCAGCCGCACTTCATTTTCGGTCTGCGGACAGGTGTGACAAGTAACTTGTGTTTCTGCGATGAGCACAACGTCGTATATCCCAGCGGAAACAGCTGCGTGTGCTACAACACCGTGCAAAGATCTCAGAGGTTTATTTCAG GATCAGAGAAAGGTCAGAGTATGCGTGCTTTTTCCATGAGTGCCAACCAGCGTTACCTGGCGGTTTCAGAGTGTGGGGAGAGGGCCACTATCACAGTGTTTGACCTGCAGCACGAACAGGGCAGAAAGAGAAAAGTTCTGAGTGCAGGGGACACTCCTGTTCAGGAGTTTGTAAGCTTAGCTTTCTCCCCTGATTCCAAATACCTGATAGGACAAACAGGGGACCCAGAGTGGATGCTGATCTTCTGGCTgtgggaaaaacacaaaatcctAGCAACAGTGAAGACAACTAACTCAAACAATCCGGTTACCCAG GTCAGCTTCAACCCTTGCAACAACATGCAGCTTTGTGTGAGTGGAACTGGTGTGTTTAAGCTGTACCGCTACTTAGAGGGAGCCCTGAAACAGAACACCTTTGCAAAGGTGGAGTCCATCAACTTTCTTTGCCATGCCTGGATGTCAGAAGAGAGATTGATTGCCGGTACGGATACCGGCAGGCTGCTGGTGTTTGAGTCTGGAGACTTGCGGAGAGAGATCGACATGTCCGCTTTGCAGTATGACAG GCCAGTAAAGATGAAGAGACCTAGAGAGTCTGATGTGGATCCAGGTCCATCTGTCCCTCGCATCACAGCCATCCTATCCTACACTAAGGGCTTTGCATGCTCTTTTGGTCCTGGCAAAGTCTGTCTGTTTGAAAAGATAAATGACACTTACAGAAAGACCAAGGAGCTACAG ATCCCTCCAGATCCATACAGTAATGACTTGACCCCAGCAGAGTGCCAGGAGATTGACACCATGTGCATCAGCCCAGCAGAGGAGACTCTGGCtatcagcacagacagaggacagatgtACAGCATCAGCCTGTTCGCTGTAGAAGCAAACAAG GAGGAACAGCTACATTTTGAATTCCTGTCCCAGTCATTTCACTCCAGCTCCATCACTGGTTTGTCCATCTGCATTCACAAGCCCTTTATTGCCACCTGCTCTCTGGACCGCTCTGTACGCATCTGGAACTACGAGACAAA AGCATTAGAACTGTACAAGGAGTTCCAGGAAGAAGCATATAGTGTTGCTTTGCACCCCACTGGCTTCTTCATACTGGTGGGATTTTCAGACAAACTCAGGCTAATGAACCTGGTTATCGATGACATCCGTAGCTTCAAGGAGTTCACTGTGCGCGGCTGCAGAGAG TGTGCTTTCAGCCACGGTGgccacatgtttgcagctgTCAATGGAAACATCATCTGCATATACTCAGCCATCTCTTTTGAAAATATCCTCAATCTGAAAGGCCACAATGGAAAG GTACGAGGCATTAAATGGAGCCTGGACGACAGCCGTCTGGTGTCATGTGGGATGGATGGTGCAGTGTATGAGTGGAACACACAGACTGGCAAACGGGAGTCAGAGTGTGTCCTCAAGGACTGCAGCTACACAGATGTTGCCTTCTCCTTAAACTGCAAAACCATTCTAGCTGTTGGATCAGACCTCACACTGAAGGAAATCCAAGATTGCCAG GTCTTGAGGGAGGTCTCACCTGATGAGACAGCTCATACCACACTCGCAGTGTCACACTCTGGTAGAGTCATTTTCACCGGAACCACCAGTGGGATTATCAAGGCCATCAAATACCCGTTACCTATCCAGAACGAATGGATCAAGTATCAGGGTCACTGTGGCCCCATCACCAag ATGGTGATCACATATGATGAACAGTTCCTGCTCACAGTGTCTGAGGATGGCTGCCTGTTGTTATGGAGGATTATCGATAAGGAAGGCAAAGAGTTAAAGTGCAACAGGATGATCATTCACACTGATGAGATTCTTGTTACCAAATCAGAACTGGATGAgaag AACCAGAACATGCTGGAGCTGAAAATGCGCCTGGAGGAGCTACAGATGGAGAATGAGTATCAGCTCCGCCTGAAGGACATGAACTACAAGGAGAAGATCAAGGAGCTTTCTGACAAGTCTTTTCAAGAAATTAAATCTCTGAAAAAGACACAACAG GCCATGAAGACAGACATGGAAAAACGGGAACAAGACAACCTGGAGAATACTGCAGAGATGACTTCGAGGCACTCAAAAGAACTGAAGGATTTAG agcaacattaCAGCCAGAGGCTGATCGTGGAGCATGAGAAGTTCCTCGACCTTCAGCAGAACCATCAACAAATGCAGGAAGACTACAAGATGCAGCTTGAGTCTGCAGAGCAAAGCAAAAACCAGGCACTGGAGGGGCTGACACAGTTTTACGAGGCCAAGCTACAAGAGAAAACCCAGATTCTGACTCAG TGTCAGGAGGACACTCAGCGAGAGATCAGCGAGTTTAAAGAGATCATGaagcaggcagaggaggacgaggagaagAACATCCGTGGCATCCAACTGGAGTACGAGCATAAACTGCACAAGGAGAAAGAGATGAACACAAGtctgaagaaaaaaactggTGTCATGTCCCAAAAG TTCTACACTCTACAGAGTCAGATTGATGACAAGAACACTGACTTAAACAAGATGAAGCAGGAGCGGCAGAGCATGCTTGGGTTGATTCGCTCTCTGGAGAGTGACATAGAGGACCTAAAGAGGCAGATTGCTGGCCATGAAAAGACCGGCCAGGAAAAG GATAACACTATCTCTGgattgaagaagaagaaccaggAACTGGAGAAGTTGAAGTTTGTTCTTGAGTTCCAGTTGAGTGAGTTAAAGAAGCAGATCGAGCCCCAACAGGATGacataaaagagaaaaagcagTTGATACATAAG CTTGAAGAGAATCTTTTGAAAATGAACAAGAGCGACACTCAGATGAAGCTCACACTCTCGGACCTGAGGCTCAGActgacaaacagagaaaaagagatgcACAAGGAGATGCAGAAA GTAAAAGATTTGGAGACAGTTCTTCAGCAGCTCAAGTCAGACATCCATAACAGTGTCGGCTTTATCCAGGAGCCCAAAAAACTGAAGGACAGTATACAGAGAATTTACAGGCGGTATGTCACGCAGACTGATAGG GTGGAGAACAACACAGAAGATGAAGATATTCAGAAGGCATTTTGCCAACAACGTGATCACCTGGAGAAGATTGTGGAAAGTCTTAAGACGAGGCTGGCCAAATCTGCTGAGGAGCACGAGAAAGCATATGTGGAGATCATGAAG GAGAACGGGACTCTGATCGCTGAAATAAATGATCTGCGTAAGGAGCTGCAAGTGTTGAGGACTGAGGTCAAGGATTACAAAGCTCAGCTGTCCGTCTCAAAGAAGTCCAACAAGCCACGGCTCAACTCAAAGGAGCCAAAACATGAAGATGTCAACTGA